AAAGAAAGGGCTAGGCTATTTCCTCCCCTTTCTCATGTCTATTCTTGTCTAAACAATTATTCTTTATTTAAAGCAGTCTTTAATGCTGGCAAATCATCTACTTTCTGCCATTGTCCCATTCCTTCGCTCCAAACATAGCTATTTAATTCCAGCAAGCCTGTATTCCACAAGTCCCGCAAGGCAATTAGGCTGACAGGCCCCATTTGCTGATGATCTTTATCCAAATAATACCAAAGTTTTTCCGCGACTTCGCTTTGTTCGAAAGGAGGAGGGGGAGTTTTTGGCAAATTCTGCAAATCGGCAGAGGGATGCAAAATAGTCATAGTAGGCTCTCCAGTGTCTTTATCCGTTTCTGAAATAGAAGGGAGGAAGAAGAGGATGAGAGGAGCAAAAATTCCTAATAGGACGCCTAAAATAAACCAAACTGTGAAGCTTCTTCCTTTTCGGTCCGCATAATAAGCAGTCAAGCTGGCGATGATAAATAGAATAATAAAACTGAAAAGCATATGAGTGTGATTAGCTTCAGGAGGCATGCGGGTTCCTTTTCGTTAAAGGTTAAGAGGTAGCCTATGACCAGCCCAATCAGCCAATTCAAGTGATAAAGAACTAGTCAGATTAAAACATTCATGGTAATGTATCTACAAACAGCTGTCAACTCTGCACGAGGAGAATTGGTTATGGCAGATCCTAAATTAAAAGTTGATAAAAAAAAAGTCGATACGAAAGAGTTTGAAATTCCCGAAACTGTTTTTATTCGCGATATTGAAAATAAAGTCTTTCAATCCATTGTTTTACAGTGCCTATCTCAAATCGAAGGAATCAGCCTAGTTGAAGGTAATTTTATCGATCATCTTTTAGGGCGAAGCGCTGAGGGAGTCAAGGGGATTTACGCCGAGCAAGACGATAAAAATCAGTCCGTCAATATCAAGGTAGAAGTGAATATTCATTATGGAATTACCATTCCCGATAAAGCGGAAGAAATTCAGACAAAAATTGCAGAGGAAATCACTAAGCTGACAGGACTGCATGTCTCTTCTGTGCATGTTGTATTTAAGAATGTGATTTCCCCAGAGCAAGCTGACAAGCTTCAACAGAATCCCACTCAAGGCCCTCCTCCCCTTATGGGATCCAATCTAGGAGAGGAGTACTCGGATGAGTTTTAAATTCGCTCGTTTTCTCTATTTGTCTATCAACTTTATCTTGGGTACTTTTTTTTTCATTATTGGGGCGTTTGGCATCGCCCTGCCTTGGTCCCGCTTTTTACAAAAAGCAGTCATTTTATTTATTTCAGAAAATACAGTGATGCTCTCTCTATTTGGGCTAGGCTTTGCCTTAATTGGGCTTTCGATTGTCATTTATACGCTTTTAAACACCAAGCGGCGCTATGCAGATATTCGCATAGGAAGCCGCTCTATAGCAATTGACGAGTCTTTAATCGATCAATACTTAAAACTTTATTGGAAAGAGCACTTTCCTCATCAGCAAGTCCCATTCACCATTAGTATACGCAAGCACTTCTTACAAGTGACAGCAGAGCTGCCTTTTATCCCCGAATCCGAGCAGCCGCTTTTCTTAGAGCGCGTTAAACATGATTTTAGCGATCTTTTCAGCCGTTTACTGGGCTATCCGCATGATGTGCATTTTATCGCGAGCTTCGAACCGAGTAAAACAGAGCCCCCTTTACAGCCCGTCAGAGGCCCTATTAAAACCGCTTATGACCGAGATTCGAGTTCTTTTCCATAGGAAGAAAAGCATCTCAAATATAGGCTATTAACCCAGGTTTAGGGAACGCTCTAGCAAATACGCAAAAGTTAAATCATTTTTAATGCGTACTGATTTGATAGAAATGAGGATCATTTAACAGAACGTCTGCGCTGACTTCTGCCTGCGCTTGGCGCGCAGCACGCGCAATCAGTAAAGCGGATTGAATTGCGTTCGATAAATGAATTTGATCGATGGAAAAGGGCTGTTCGCTAGCTGCATTGGCAGCCAATAGCTGCTCAAGCATAGCACATCCTCGTTTAAGGCGCTGTTTATCGCGTTTAATGCCCACATAATGCCACATAATTTGCCGCAAAAGACGCCAATCTTCTTCAATAATTCCAGCCCCGCCTTCTATCGCATAAGCTGTCTCTTTAATTTCCGGAAAATAGTAGATGAATTTAGAGAGATGCTTGGCAATATCTTCTGCGCAAGTAAGCGCCCAGGTCAAGCTTTCCAACACGTTGATTGACTCATCGCGGAAGGGATAGAAAAGGCCAGTACAAGCCACTTCTCCTAAAGCACGCAAGCGCTGCAGACTGCTTTGCCCAGTTCGCTCGGTTGCGATCCCCCCTCCCGTATAGCGGGCAACCGGCACAACAGGCAGAGGATCTTTTGCAATATTAAAGCCG
The nucleotide sequence above comes from Candidatus Protochlamydia phocaeensis. Encoded proteins:
- a CDS encoding DUF4339 domain-containing protein; this translates as MPPEANHTHMLFSFIILFIIASLTAYYADRKGRSFTVWFILGVLLGIFAPLILFFLPSISETDKDTGEPTMTILHPSADLQNLPKTPPPPFEQSEVAEKLWYYLDKDHQQMGPVSLIALRDLWNTGLLELNSYVWSEGMGQWQKVDDLPALKTALNKE
- a CDS encoding Asp23/Gls24 family envelope stress response protein codes for the protein MADPKLKVDKKKVDTKEFEIPETVFIRDIENKVFQSIVLQCLSQIEGISLVEGNFIDHLLGRSAEGVKGIYAEQDDKNQSVNIKVEVNIHYGITIPDKAEEIQTKIAEEITKLTGLHVSSVHVVFKNVISPEQADKLQQNPTQGPPPLMGSNLGEEYSDEF